CGTCGTAGACGTCGCCGGTGGTGTGCTTGGCGGGGCCAGGCTTGCCCACGTACTCGGGCCGGGTGATGGATGCGTCCACTCGGCGCTGGGGGCCGAGCCGGCCGGGGATGAGGTGACCTGCGGCGTCCTTCGGCATAGGCTCCATCCTAAGCAGACCGCACCGAGCAACCCCGGGAGGAACGCATGGCCGAGTACTGGTACAACCTGGAGACCGGCGTCGTCGAGGAGGGCATGGTCTCGCCCGGCTACGACCGTGCAGGGCCCTTCACCTCGCGTGAAGAGGCGGCACGAGCGCCGGAGATCATCA
The window above is part of the Agrococcus sp. ARC_14 genome. Proteins encoded here:
- a CDS encoding SPOR domain-containing protein, with translation MAEYWYNLETGVVEEGMVSPGYDRAGPFTSREEAARAPEIIKERSRAWAEEDAAEDK